A window of the Salvelinus alpinus chromosome 3, SLU_Salpinus.1, whole genome shotgun sequence genome harbors these coding sequences:
- the LOC139570891 gene encoding glutathione S-transferase omega-1-like isoform X2: MASEKCFAKGSSAPGLVAKGQIRLYSMRFCPFAHRTRLVLHAKGIKHDTVNINLKDKPEWFLKKNPLGLVPTLETSSGQVIYESPITCDYLDEVYTDKKLLPADPFQKAQQKMMLENFSKITPYFYKIPLGKNNGEDMSVLEGELKEKFVKLNEDLVNKKSKFFGGNAITMIDYMMWPWFERLEIFELKHCLDGTPELKKWTEHMSVDQTVKATMFPTETYKAFYKTYTDGKPNYDYGL; this comes from the exons GAAGCTCTGCTCCTGGCCTGGTTGCCAAAGGTCAAATCAGGCTCTACAGTATGAGGTTCTGCCCCTTTGCCCACAGAACCAGACTAGTGCTTCATGCCAAGGGGATCAA GCATGACACTGTCAACATTAATTTGAAAGACAAACCTGAGTGGTTCCTTAAGAAGAACCCTCTTGGCCTGGTTCCGACATTGGAGACTTCGAGTGGTCAGGTGATCTACGAGTCACCAATCACCTGTGACTACCTGGATGAGGTTTACACAGACAAAAAGCTGCTCCCAGCTGATCCTTTTCAGAAGGCCCAACAGAAAATGATGCTGGAGAATTTCTCCAAG atAACACCATATTTCTACAAGATACCATTGGGGAAAAACAATGGAGAAGACATGTCAGTGCTGGAAGGGGAGCTGAAAGAGAAATTTGTGAAATTGAATGAA GATCTTGTCAATAAGAAGTCCAAGTTCTTTGGTGGAAACGCAATCACAATGATCGATTACATGATGTGGCCGTGGTTTGAGAGGCTGGAGATCTTTGAGTTGAAGCA CTGTCTGGATGGTACCCCTGAGCTGAAGAAGTGGACAGAGCATATGTCCGTGGATCAAACTGTCAAAGCCACCATGTTCCCCACTGAGACCTACAAGGCATTTTACAAGACCTACACAGACGGGAAACCCAATTATGACTATGGCCTGTAG
- the LOC139570891 gene encoding glutathione S-transferase omega-1-like isoform X1 has product MASEKCFAKGSSAPGLVAKGQIRLYSMRFCPFAHRTRLVLHAKGINYFSFCLRHDTVNINLKDKPEWFLKKNPLGLVPTLETSSGQVIYESPITCDYLDEVYTDKKLLPADPFQKAQQKMMLENFSKITPYFYKIPLGKNNGEDMSVLEGELKEKFVKLNEDLVNKKSKFFGGNAITMIDYMMWPWFERLEIFELKHCLDGTPELKKWTEHMSVDQTVKATMFPTETYKAFYKTYTDGKPNYDYGL; this is encoded by the exons GAAGCTCTGCTCCTGGCCTGGTTGCCAAAGGTCAAATCAGGCTCTACAGTATGAGGTTCTGCCCCTTTGCCCACAGAACCAGACTAGTGCTTCATGCCAAGGGGATCAA TTACTTTTCATTTTGCCTCAGGCATGACACTGTCAACATTAATTTGAAAGACAAACCTGAGTGGTTCCTTAAGAAGAACCCTCTTGGCCTGGTTCCGACATTGGAGACTTCGAGTGGTCAGGTGATCTACGAGTCACCAATCACCTGTGACTACCTGGATGAGGTTTACACAGACAAAAAGCTGCTCCCAGCTGATCCTTTTCAGAAGGCCCAACAGAAAATGATGCTGGAGAATTTCTCCAAG atAACACCATATTTCTACAAGATACCATTGGGGAAAAACAATGGAGAAGACATGTCAGTGCTGGAAGGGGAGCTGAAAGAGAAATTTGTGAAATTGAATGAA GATCTTGTCAATAAGAAGTCCAAGTTCTTTGGTGGAAACGCAATCACAATGATCGATTACATGATGTGGCCGTGGTTTGAGAGGCTGGAGATCTTTGAGTTGAAGCA CTGTCTGGATGGTACCCCTGAGCTGAAGAAGTGGACAGAGCATATGTCCGTGGATCAAACTGTCAAAGCCACCATGTTCCCCACTGAGACCTACAAGGCATTTTACAAGACCTACACAGACGGGAAACCCAATTATGACTATGGCCTGTAG